CACACCTAACATTACACCTAAAATAAGGGAAAAAACAACCGTCGCTAATCCAACTGTAAGTGAAATTCTTGCACCATAAATGATCCTGCTGAAAAAATCCCTCCCCATGTCATCGGTACCCATAAGGTGTGTTAAATTAGGGGCATTTAAAAATACATCTCTGTTTTGGGAAGTGGGATCAAATGGAGTAATCAATGGTGCCAGAATTGTCATAACTATAAATAACAAAATCAAAAGAAGCGCTGTGAACCCAATCTTTTGGGTTTTCATAAATCGTTTAAAGTCATTTACAAATTTAATAGAAGACCTTTTCTTTATAACCTCTTGATGTATGACAATTTGATCCCTCAATTTCAAACCCCCTTTGATATTGTCAAGCAATTAGTCATGACGAATTCTCGGATCAATCCAACCATACATAACATCAACAACGAGGTTGACAAGCAAAAACATAGCGCCAAATACCAGTACAGCTGCCTGAATAACCGGATAATCTCTCATACTTACAGTTTCGAAAATTAAACTACCTAATCCTGGAAGCGAGAATATCCATTCAAGTACAACAGTTCCTCCAAGTAGAATGCCTACTTGTAAGCCAATTAATGTAACTATTGATATAAGTGAATTTCTTAACGCATGTTTCAAGATAACCAACCTTTCTTTTGCCCCTTTTGCGCGAATTGCTCGAATGAAATCTGAATGTAGAACCTCTAAAAGAGCGGATCGTGTCATTCGAGCGATACTGGCACATAGAGTAACTGCTAAACAGAATGCTGGTATTATCATTTGTTGAAGGTTGACAAATGGGTTTTCCATAAATGATTGGTAACCTATAGGAGGAATCCAATTAAAAACTATTGCTGTAATCGTTAAAATACTCATACCAAGCCAAAAGTTAGGGATCGATAAACCGCTCACAGCGATTACACGTAACACATGATCGATGATCGTGTTATGCTTTGCAGCAGCCACAACGCCTATAGGAACACCTATAAGGATAGCAAGTACTACCGACATTAATGTTAATTGCAAGGTAACAGGCAATCTGTCCGCGATCATTTCTATAACTGGCTGATTGGTCCATAACGAGGTTCCTAAATCCCCTTGAACCGCACCCGTCACCCAATCTAACAGTTGAACCGCAACATTTTGATCAAGGCCTAATTCAGCCTCTAATTCGGCTATTTGTTCTTCTGAAGCACCTCCTGAATCCTCAAGTTGGAGTGAAACAGCATCCCCAGGAACAGCACGCATCACTACAAATAAAAATACTACCATTAAAAACAAGACTAAAAATCCATATAATAAACGTCTAAAAATATATATACCCAAATTCTTACCTCCTTTAATGTAAGTGGCAAGAAACCTTTCGTCCATTTATTTCTCTTAGTTCAGGTTTCTCTCGTCTGCAAATGTCCATAACCTCTGGACAGCGTGTATGAAATGGACACCCTGAGGGAGGATTCGATGGACTAGGGACATCACCCTTGAGCTCTATTCTTTCAGGTTTGTTTAAAGGATTTAAAACAGGTGCAGCAGATATTAACGCTTTAGTATATGGATGTAAAGGTTGATGAAACAGCTCCTGTGTCTCAGCTATTTCCACGATTTCTCCCAGGTACATGACCGAAATCCTATTTGCAATATATTTGACAACGCTTAGATCATGCGAGATAAAGAGAAACGATAAATTCATTTTTTCTTGTAACTCTTTTAATAAGTTAAGAATTTGTGCTTGGACAGATACATCTAACGATGAAACAGCTTCATCACAAATTACTAAGTCTGGGTCGGTTGCTAAAGCACGGGCAATTACGATTCGTTGCTTCTGACCTCCCGAAAGTTGATGAGGATATTTTTGTATCTGTTTTTGTGATAATCCTACTAATTCTAATAATTCAATTATCCTTTTTGTTTTGGATTGTCCTTTAGCAATATCATGCACCTCTAATGGCTCAGCGATGATATCGAATATTCTCATACGAGGGTTAAGAGAACTATAAGGATCTTGAAACACAAATTGCATACGTTTTCTTAATTTTTTCATTGTTTTTGGGTCTACAGCACTTAAATCATAACCATCAAATGTTACCTTACCATCTGTTAAATTAATAAGACCGGCAATCAAACGACCCAAAGTAGATTTCCCGCATCCTGATTCTCCAACTAAACCCAGAGTTTCTCCACGATATATGTCGAATGAAATGCTATCTACCGCCCGTATGTTCCCTTTAGCCCTAGCAAATATCCCTTGTTTTATAGGATAATGTTTTTTTACATTTCGAATGTTTAATAATCTCTCCTTTTTATTCGGAGGGATAATATCAATCTGATTTACTACTTGATCGTTTGTCTCTTGATTAAGTTCCGAAGCAGCTACTTGATCTGAAAAAGAAGGGTCGTTTAACCAACATTTACTCCTTTGATTACTCCCTGCGAGAAATGTTGGTGGTTCTTCCTGTTCACATTTTTCGCTCACATAAGGACAGCGTGGATGAAACCGACAAC
The Salicibibacter kimchii DNA segment above includes these coding regions:
- the nikB gene encoding nickel ABC transporter permease: MGIYIFRRLLYGFLVLFLMVVFLFVVMRAVPGDAVSLQLEDSGGASEEQIAELEAELGLDQNVAVQLLDWVTGAVQGDLGTSLWTNQPVIEMIADRLPVTLQLTLMSVVLAILIGVPIGVVAAAKHNTIIDHVLRVIAVSGLSIPNFWLGMSILTITAIVFNWIPPIGYQSFMENPFVNLQQMIIPAFCLAVTLCASIARMTRSALLEVLHSDFIRAIRAKGAKERLVILKHALRNSLISIVTLIGLQVGILLGGTVVLEWIFSLPGLGSLIFETVSMRDYPVIQAAVLVFGAMFLLVNLVVDVMYGWIDPRIRHD
- a CDS encoding ABC transporter ATP-binding protein — its product is MREVEQVLETDHMKTSFHTEEGSVEVINDISLSVSEGETLAIVGESGSGKSVSALSILRLLDNKGKVTGGNIWFNGQNLTDINKEEMRNIRGRDISMIFQDPMTSLDPVYTIGDQIIEAIQIHENLGKEEYYKRALELLRLVGLPDAKNRMNSFPHQLSGGQRQRVMIAIALSCRPKLLIADEPTTALDVTVQAQIMKLLKQLQMELGTSILLVTHDLGVVAEMADRVAVIYAGQVVEQTDVKTLFFSPSHPYTEALLKSIPRLEGDLKQKLEPIKGSIPNLTDLPSGCRFHPRCPYVSEKCEQEEPPTFLAGSNQRSKCWLNDPSFSDQVAASELNQETNDQVVNQIDIIPPNKKERLLNIRNVKKHYPIKQGIFARAKGNIRAVDSISFDIYRGETLGLVGESGCGKSTLGRLIAGLINLTDGKVTFDGYDLSAVDPKTMKKLRKRMQFVFQDPYSSLNPRMRIFDIIAEPLEVHDIAKGQSKTKRIIELLELVGLSQKQIQKYPHQLSGGQKQRIVIARALATDPDLVICDEAVSSLDVSVQAQILNLLKELQEKMNLSFLFISHDLSVVKYIANRISVMYLGEIVEIAETQELFHQPLHPYTKALISAAPVLNPLNKPERIELKGDVPSPSNPPSGCPFHTRCPEVMDICRREKPELREINGRKVSCHLH